A window from Cryptomeria japonica chromosome 1, Sugi_1.0, whole genome shotgun sequence encodes these proteins:
- the LOC131856045 gene encoding chitinase 2-like, with the protein MAKISSVLLLMLFLAVGLSENGSMGAGVFREYIGAQFNGVKFSDVPIIPGTHVDFILSFAIDYTPSGSSPTNGIFNIFWDTGNLSPSAVQAIKSKNKNVRVALSLGGDSVGKTHVQFNPSSVSTWVKNAVSSLTKIIKQYHLDGIDIDYEHFDVSDPSTFASCIGQLITQLKQKKVISFASIAPFDDPKVQSHYSALWNKYGKSIDYVNFQFYAYDSSTTVPQFINYFNAQEKRYSVGKVLPSFTSDSSGGLSPAKGFFDACTTLKKSGKLHGIFVWSADTSKSNGFKYEKQAQALLH; encoded by the exons ATGGCGAAGATTTCCTCTGTTCTGCTGCTGATGCTGTTTTTGGCTGTGGGTTTATCAGAGAATGGATCGATGG GTGCCGGGGTATTCAGGGAATACATAGGCGCACAATTCAACGGCGTTAAGTTCTCGGATGTGCCAATCATTCCCGGCACGCATGTTGACTTCATTCTATCCTTCGCCATCGACTATACCCCGTCGGGAAGTTCTCCCACAAACGGAATATTCAATATTTTCTGGGATACCGGCAATCTGAGCCCGAGCGCTGTGCaggcaatcaaatccaaaaataagAACGTCAGAGTTGCTCTCAGTTTAGGCGGCGACAGCGTGGGTAAAACTCACGTCCAGTTCAATCCATCCTCTGTGTCGACGTGGGTGAAGAATGCAGTTTCTTCTCTCACTAAGATTATCAAGCAATACCACCTTGATGGCATCGACATCGATTATGAGCATTTCGACGTTTCAGATCCCAGTACATTTGCCTCCTGTATTGGGCAGCTCATCACTCAACTAAAGCAGAAGAAAGTTATCTCGTTTGCCTCCATCGCTCCGTTCGACGATCCAAAAGTGCAGTCCCATTACAGTGCCCTGTGGAACAAGTACGGCAAATCGATCGACTACGTGAATTTCCAATTCTACGCTTACGATTCGAGCACCACCGTCCCGCAGTTTATCAACTATTTCAACGCTCAGGAGAAACGCTACAGCGTGGGAAAAGTGTTGCCTAGCTTTACTAGCGACAGCAGCGGAGGGCTGTCCCCTGCCAAGGGTTTCTTCGATGCCTGCACGACACTCAAGAAGTCCGGCAAGCTCCATGGCATCTTTGTGTGGAGTGCAGATACTTCAAAGTCCAATGGCTTCAAGTATGAAAAACAAGCTCAGGCTCTCCTCCACTGA